A section of the Perognathus longimembris pacificus isolate PPM17 chromosome 7, ASM2315922v1, whole genome shotgun sequence genome encodes:
- the LOC125354849 gene encoding myotubularin-related protein 9-like, with translation MEFSELIHTGRAQAELRRGGEAPPLRGTLCVTGHHLLLSPGPQSTPDLWLLLLRSVDSVEKRVAGGSGTITLRCKDLRVLQLDIEGVETTLDIARSIEALSSLESVITSFPFFYRPKGLRLGDAWHFHPPESYYKRVARETTAWRLSEVNQDFGLCPSYPRAVIVPREVNDDALARSARFRQGGRFPVLSYYHAPTRTVLLRSSQPLAGPQKKRCAEDEELLGAVLACVHLGARGFIVDTRSAQAAKQARLTGGGTEAKAAYPGWRRLHRPLERGRPLQESFVRLVKACGDTEQSMDLWLSRLESCHWLAHVKEALTTACLAAQGMEREGACILVHGSEGTDNTLLVTSLAQLILDPLSRTMTGFQELVEREWIQAGHPFQLRCAHSAFSHAHPKHEAPTFLLFLDCVWQLSRQFPLSLEFGEGLLLTLFEHAYASSFGTFLCNSEKERCLCEVRTRTHSLWSALNQPKAQRKLRNPLYVLNPLTIWPSVEPQSLRLWQGLFLRWSRSPESSEVVWEKVWQIVAEGEKTEGAQPTASA, from the exons ATGGAGTTCTCCGAGCTGATCCACACGGGCCGGGCCCAGGCCGAGCTCCGGCGGGGTGGGGAGGCGCCCCCGCTGCGCGGCACGCTGTGTGTCACCGGGCACCACCTGCTGCTGTCGCCCGGGCCCCAGTCCACTCCGGAcctgtggctgctgctgctgcgtaGTGTCGACTCGGTGGAGAAGCG GGTCGCAGGTGGCTCGGGCACCATCACCCTGCGCTGTAAGGACTTGAGGGTTCTGCAGCTGGACATAGAGGGCGTGGAAACGACGCTGGACATCGCCCGCTCCATCGAG GCGCTGTCCTCCCTGGAGTCGGTGATCACCTCCTTCCCGTTCTTCTACCGCCCCAAGGGCCTGCGATTGGGCGACGCTTGGCACTTCCACCCACCGGAAAGCTACTACAAGCGCGTGGCCCGCGAG ACCACCGCGTGGCGGCTGAGCGAAGTGAACCAGGACTTCGGCTTGTGCCCCAGTTACCCCCGAGCGGTGATCGTGCCCCGCGAGGTGAACGATGACGCCCTGGCCCGCAGCGCCCGCTTCCGCCAGGGAGGCCGCTTCCCGGTGCTCAGCTACTACCACGCGCCCACGCGAACC GTTCTGCTCCGCTCCAGCCAACCACTGGCTGGGCCCCAGAAGAAGCGCTGCGCTGAAGATGAGGAGCTGCTCGGAGCGGTCCTGGCCTGTGTCCACCTTGGGGCCCGGGGCTTCATTGTGGACACACGATCAGCCCAAGCTGCCAAACAGGCCCGCTTAACTGGCGGGGGTACAGAGGCTAAGGCTGCCTACCCTGGCTGGAGGCGGCTGCATCGACCCCTGGAGAG GGGGCGACCCCTGCAGGAGAGCTTCGTGCGCTTGGTGAAGGCTTGTGGGGACACAGAGCAGAGCATGGACCTCTGGCTCAGTCGGCTAGAGAGCTGCCACTGGCTGGCACATGTGAAGGAGGCTCTGACCACTGCCTGCCTGGCAGCACAAGGCATGGAGAG GGAAGGCGCCTGCATCCTGGTACATGGGTCTGAAGGCACAGACAACACCCTACTGGTGACTTCATTGGCTCAACTCATCCTAGACCCCTTGAGCCGGACCATGACTGGATTCCAGGAACTGGTGGAGCGGGAATGGATCCAG gctggccacCCCTTCCAGCTGCGCTGTGCCCACTCGGCTTTCTCCCACGCTCACCCCAAGCATGAAGCACccacctttcttctcttcctggaCTGTGTGTGGCAGTTGAGCCGCCAGTTCCCGCTGTCCCTGGAGTTTGGGGAGGGGCTGCTGTTGACACTGTTTGAGCACGCCTATGCCTCCTCTTTTGGTACCTTCCTGTGCAACAGTGAGAAGGAAAG ATGCCTCTGTGAAGTGAGAACTCGAACACACTCCCTGTGGTCTGCACTCAACCAGCCAAAAGCGCAACGAAAACTCCGGAATCCACTCTACGTCCTCAATCCCTTGACCATCTGGCCCTCGGTGGAGCCCCAGAGTCTGCGGCTGTGGCAAG GATTGTTTCTGCGTTGGAGCCGCTCCCCTGAGTCTTCAGAAGTAGTGTGGGAGAAGGTGTGGCAGATTGTGGCAGAAGGGGAGAAGACAGAAGGTGCTCAGCCCACAGCCTCGGCTTGA
- the Fam167b gene encoding protein FAM167B: MSLGPLKFQAVGEEDEEQEEESLDSVKALTAKLQLQTRRPSYLEWTARVQSQAWHRTQARSGLRGHGAICGFDSMDSALEWLRQELREMQAQDRQLAGQLLRLRAQLHRLKVDQACHLHQELLDEAELELELEPGAGLGLAPTLRHLGLTRMNISARRFTLC; encoded by the exons ATGTCGCTGGGGCCACTGAAATTCCAGGCAGTGGGTGAGGAGGatgaggagcaagaggaggagagcCTGGATTCGGTAAAGGCACTGACTGCCAAGCTGCAGCTACAAACTCGGCGACCCTCATATTTGGAGTGGACGGCCAGGGTCCAGAGCCAGGCCTGGCACAGGACCCAAGCCAGATCTGGACTCAGGGGACATGGGGCCATCTGCGGCTTTGACTCAATGGATTCTGCACTTGAGTGGCTCCGACAGGAGTTG AGGGAGATGCAGGCTCAGGACCGGCAGCTGGCAGGGCAACTGCTGAGGCTTCGAGCCCAGCTGCACCGTCTGAAGGTGGACCAAGCTTGTCACCTGCACCAGGAGCTGTTGGACGAGGCCGAACTGGAACTAGAGCTGGAGCCTGGGGCCGGCCTGGGCTTGGCCCCAACACTGCGGCATCTGGGTCTCACACGCATGAACATCAGTGCCAGGCGCTTCACCCTCTGCTGA